One stretch of bacterium DNA includes these proteins:
- a CDS encoding SDR family oxidoreductase, with amino-acid sequence MRQALAGRRALVTGASRGIGREIALALAADGARVALHYGASREQAEAVLAALPGTGHALLQADLAVEEEAARLAGRAAAALGGLDILVNNAGIFRDHPVREVDAATWAARWKEILAVNLLAPALLIHAARPFLAEAGGGHIVNIGSRGAFRGEPTAPAYGASKAGLHGLGQYMAQALAPDGIYVMNLAPGFVETEMAREALQGERGVATRAQSPHGRVARAEEIAQTVCFVVSGRADWLTGGTIDLNGASYLR; translated from the coding sequence ATGAGACAAGCCCTGGCCGGTCGGCGCGCCCTGGTGACGGGAGCGTCGCGCGGCATCGGACGGGAGATCGCCCTGGCGCTGGCCGCCGACGGGGCGCGGGTGGCCCTGCACTACGGCGCCAGCCGGGAACAGGCGGAGGCGGTGCTGGCCGCGCTCCCGGGGACGGGCCATGCCCTGCTGCAGGCGGATCTCGCGGTGGAGGAGGAGGCCGCCCGCCTGGCGGGGCGGGCGGCGGCGGCCCTGGGCGGGCTGGACATCCTGGTCAACAACGCCGGCATCTTCCGCGACCATCCCGTGCGTGAAGTGGACGCCGCCACCTGGGCGGCCCGCTGGAAGGAGATCCTGGCCGTCAACCTGCTGGCCCCCGCCTTGCTCATCCACGCGGCGCGGCCTTTCCTGGCGGAGGCGGGCGGCGGCCACATCGTCAACATCGGCAGCCGCGGCGCCTTCCGCGGCGAGCCCACCGCCCCCGCCTACGGCGCCAGCAAGGCCGGCCTGCATGGACTGGGGCAGTACATGGCCCAGGCCCTGGCCCCGGACGGCATCTATGTGATGAACCTGGCCCCCGGCTTCGTGGAGACGGAGATGGCGCGCGAGGCCCTGCAGGGGGAGCGCGGTGTCGCCACCCGCGCCCAGAGCCCGCATGGCAGGGTGGCCCGCGCCGAGGAGATCGCGCAGACCGTGTGTTTTGTCGTCTCCGGGCGCGCCGACTGGCTGACGGGCGGCACCATCGACCTCAACGGCGCCAGCTATCTGCGGTGA
- the carA gene encoding glutamine-hydrolyzing carbamoyl-phosphate synthase small subunit: MSTESSCAARLLLENGRLFLGRAASPGAPAVGELCFHTGMTGWQEMLSDPSYTGQLLVLTMPHVGNTGVLPEDLESDGVRAAGLLCRNLCPQPSGARGGEALSPWLREQGVPAADSIDTRTLVQVVRDEGAMNAVLATGQEPLAELRERLAAAPAMAGLDLTGAAGCRRAWELPAEQPSFRVAVLDCGVKHSILRELSTRGCDLGIFPPASSAADLMAWRPHGVFVSNGPGDPAAAAGPLACLRGLPPALPLFGICLGHQLMALAAGARTLKLPFGHRGANHPVQRLADGGVWITSQNHGFAVAPDGLPPEVEITHLSLNDGTVEGLRRRDRPAFSVQFHPEASPGPREGRALFDKFITLLERHKGGSHAGAY, from the coding sequence ATGTCAACTGAATCCTCGTGCGCCGCCCGCCTTCTGTTGGAGAACGGGCGGCTTTTTCTGGGCCGCGCCGCCTCCCCGGGCGCCCCCGCGGTGGGGGAGCTGTGCTTCCACACCGGCATGACCGGATGGCAGGAGATGCTGAGCGACCCCTCCTACACGGGCCAGCTCCTTGTCCTCACCATGCCCCATGTGGGCAACACGGGCGTGTTGCCCGAGGATCTGGAGAGCGATGGGGTGCGCGCCGCCGGCCTGCTCTGCCGGAACCTTTGCCCCCAGCCTTCCGGGGCGCGGGGAGGTGAAGCCCTCTCCCCCTGGCTCAGGGAGCAGGGCGTGCCCGCGGCCGACAGCATCGACACCCGCACCCTGGTCCAGGTGGTGCGGGACGAGGGGGCGATGAACGCAGTCCTCGCCACGGGGCAGGAACCCTTGGCCGAGCTGCGCGAGCGCCTCGCCGCCGCGCCGGCCATGGCCGGCCTGGACCTGACCGGGGCCGCCGGCTGCCGGCGGGCCTGGGAGCTGCCGGCCGAGCAACCCTCCTTCCGCGTGGCCGTGCTGGACTGCGGGGTCAAGCACAGCATCCTGCGCGAGCTGTCAACCCGGGGCTGCGACCTGGGCATCTTCCCCCCGGCCAGCAGCGCCGCCGACCTGATGGCCTGGCGGCCGCACGGCGTCTTCGTCTCCAACGGCCCGGGCGACCCCGCCGCCGCGGCCGGACCCCTGGCCTGCCTGCGCGGCCTGCCCCCCGCGCTGCCGCTCTTCGGCATCTGCCTGGGCCACCAGCTGATGGCGCTGGCGGCCGGGGCCCGCACCCTGAAACTGCCCTTCGGACATCGCGGCGCCAACCACCCGGTGCAGCGCCTGGCCGACGGCGGGGTGTGGATCACCAGCCAGAACCACGGCTTCGCGGTTGCGCCGGACGGCTTGCCGCCAGAGGTGGAGATCACCCACCTCAGCCTCAACGACGGCACCGTGGAAGGCCTGCGCCGGCGCGACCGTCCCGCCTTCTCCGTGCAGTTCCACCCCGAGGCCTCGCCCGGCCCGCGCGAGGGGCGCGCCCTCTTCGACAAGTTCATCACGCTGCTCGAACGGCACAAAGGGGGAAGCCATGCCGGCGCGTACTGA
- the carB gene encoding carbamoyl-phosphate synthase large subunit: MPARTDIRSILVLGAGPIVIGQACEFDYSGSQACRALREDGYRVVLVNSNPATIMTEPERADATYLEPVTPAGVEAVIARERPDALLPTVGGQTALDCAMALHQSGALARWGVELIGATAEAIARAEDRELFRATMEAAGLPCARGGFARTEADGERLAAEIGYPLILRPSYTLGGGGGAVVYNGEELAETLPRALAASPISQVLVEESLLGWKEYELEVVRDRADNAIVVCSIENIDPMGVHTGDSVTVAPAMTLSDRELQRMRDAALACLRAVGVDTGGSNVQFALDPASGRQVVIEMNPRVSRSSALASKATGFPIAKVAARLAVGWTLDELPNDITGTTLAAFEPALDYVVVKAPRFNFDKFPAAPGVLGVQMQSVGEAMAIGRSFREALQKALRSLEEGLDGLEPRPARGRPLDLERLRFATPFRLLKLREAFRAGMELDEAHRLTAIDPWFLREILALARRSQELAGRSLAGLDAAEWLELKRDGFSDGQIGRLCGSGEDEDAARLRREELGILPCWRAVDTCAGEFQAPTPFVYGSWGEEDDGAPLRHSAGASPVIVLGSGPNRIGQGIEFDACCVQAVQGLRAAGIPVVMINANPETVSTDPDLADRLYFEPLTFEHVLHIARREQARGVLVQFGGQTPLRIAARLEEAGIPVLGTSPAAIALAEDRERFGAVLAELGIRAPAWGIARSVAEARVAAGRVGYPVLVRPSWVLGGRGMRIVYDEAALVRYALEALEQESGPLLVDAFLEDAFEFDVDALCDGRELRIAGILQHVEEAGVHSGDSACVLPPYRLAPPVRERIERWTRALALRLGTVGLINVQFALREDRLHVLEVNPRASRTVPFISKVRGIPLAAVAARLCLGGRLADEAIDWERAPGLVAVKQPVFAWNRFPRQDIFLSPEMRSTGEVIGLDRHLGGAWAKAAEAAGQPLPLAGTVLFSVNEHDKGRAIELARDFAELGFHLLATAGTAQAFRENGLEAVSVFKVGEGRPDLTDEMKNGGVQLVVNTPLGRRSRYDEEEIGRTAVRLRLPLITTLSGAAAALRGIRVGRQGRPQPLCLQELHTPVSGIMPDTGAHRR; encoded by the coding sequence ATGCCGGCGCGTACTGACATCCGGTCGATCCTGGTGCTGGGCGCCGGACCCATCGTCATCGGCCAGGCCTGCGAGTTCGACTACAGCGGCAGCCAGGCCTGCCGCGCCCTGCGCGAGGACGGCTACCGCGTCGTCCTCGTCAACAGCAACCCGGCCACCATCATGACCGAGCCGGAGCGGGCCGACGCCACCTACCTGGAGCCGGTGACACCGGCCGGCGTCGAGGCGGTCATCGCCCGCGAGCGACCCGACGCCCTCTTGCCCACGGTGGGCGGACAGACCGCCCTCGACTGCGCCATGGCCCTGCACCAGAGCGGCGCCCTGGCGCGCTGGGGCGTGGAGTTGATCGGCGCCACGGCGGAGGCCATCGCCCGGGCCGAGGATCGCGAGCTCTTCCGCGCCACGATGGAGGCGGCCGGCCTGCCCTGCGCCCGCGGGGGCTTCGCCCGCACCGAGGCGGACGGGGAGCGCCTGGCGGCGGAGATCGGCTATCCCCTCATCCTGCGGCCCTCCTACACCCTGGGCGGCGGCGGCGGCGCCGTCGTCTACAACGGCGAGGAGCTGGCGGAGACCCTCCCCCGCGCCCTGGCGGCCAGCCCCATCAGCCAGGTGCTGGTCGAGGAGTCCCTCCTGGGCTGGAAGGAATACGAGCTGGAGGTGGTGCGGGACCGCGCCGACAACGCCATCGTCGTCTGCTCCATCGAGAACATCGACCCCATGGGCGTGCACACGGGCGACAGCGTCACCGTGGCCCCGGCGATGACCCTCTCCGACCGCGAACTCCAGCGCATGCGCGACGCAGCCCTGGCCTGCCTGCGCGCCGTGGGCGTGGACACGGGCGGGAGCAACGTGCAGTTCGCGCTGGATCCGGCCAGCGGCCGCCAGGTCGTGATCGAGATGAACCCGCGGGTCAGCCGCTCCAGCGCCCTTGCCTCCAAGGCGACGGGCTTCCCCATCGCCAAGGTGGCGGCGCGCCTGGCGGTGGGCTGGACCCTGGACGAGCTGCCCAACGACATCACCGGCACGACCCTGGCCGCTTTCGAACCCGCCCTCGACTACGTGGTGGTGAAGGCGCCGCGCTTCAACTTCGACAAGTTCCCGGCCGCGCCGGGGGTGCTGGGCGTGCAGATGCAGTCGGTGGGCGAGGCGATGGCGATCGGCCGCTCCTTCCGCGAGGCGCTGCAGAAGGCACTTCGCAGCCTCGAGGAAGGACTGGACGGCCTGGAGCCGCGCCCGGCCCGCGGCCGGCCCCTGGACCTGGAGCGCCTGCGCTTCGCCACCCCCTTCCGCCTGCTCAAGCTGCGCGAGGCCTTCCGCGCCGGCATGGAGCTGGACGAGGCCCACCGCCTGACAGCGATCGACCCCTGGTTCCTGCGGGAGATCCTGGCCCTGGCCCGCCGCTCGCAGGAACTGGCCGGCCGCTCCCTGGCCGGCCTGGACGCGGCGGAATGGCTGGAGTTGAAGCGCGATGGATTCTCCGACGGCCAGATCGGCCGCCTGTGCGGATCCGGCGAGGACGAGGACGCCGCCCGGCTTCGGCGAGAGGAGCTGGGCATCCTCCCCTGCTGGCGGGCGGTGGACACCTGCGCCGGCGAGTTCCAGGCCCCCACGCCCTTCGTCTACGGCAGCTGGGGCGAGGAGGACGACGGGGCACCGCTGCGCCACTCGGCCGGCGCATCGCCCGTCATCGTCCTGGGCAGCGGTCCCAACCGCATCGGCCAAGGGATCGAGTTCGACGCCTGCTGCGTGCAAGCCGTGCAGGGCCTGCGGGCGGCAGGCATCCCGGTGGTGATGATCAACGCCAACCCCGAGACCGTCTCCACCGACCCGGACCTGGCCGACCGCCTCTACTTCGAGCCGCTCACCTTCGAGCATGTCCTCCACATCGCGCGGCGGGAGCAGGCGCGGGGCGTGCTGGTGCAGTTCGGCGGACAGACGCCGCTGCGCATCGCGGCGCGCCTGGAGGAGGCGGGCATCCCCGTGCTGGGCACCTCTCCCGCCGCCATCGCCCTGGCCGAGGATCGCGAGCGCTTCGGCGCCGTGCTGGCGGAGTTGGGCATCCGGGCGCCGGCCTGGGGCATCGCCCGCAGCGTGGCGGAGGCGAGGGTGGCGGCCGGGCGGGTGGGCTACCCCGTGCTGGTGCGGCCCAGCTGGGTGCTGGGCGGGCGCGGCATGCGCATCGTCTACGACGAGGCGGCGCTGGTCCGCTATGCGCTGGAGGCGCTTGAGCAGGAGAGCGGGCCGCTCCTGGTGGACGCCTTCCTCGAGGACGCCTTCGAATTCGACGTGGACGCCCTCTGCGATGGCCGCGAGCTGAGGATCGCGGGCATCCTGCAGCATGTGGAGGAGGCAGGCGTCCACAGCGGCGACTCGGCCTGTGTGCTGCCGCCCTACCGGCTGGCCCCCCCCGTGCGGGAGCGGATCGAGCGGTGGACGCGCGCCCTGGCCCTGCGCCTGGGGACGGTGGGCCTGATCAACGTGCAGTTCGCGCTCAGAGAGGACCGCCTCCATGTGCTGGAGGTCAACCCGCGCGCCAGCCGCACGGTGCCTTTCATCTCCAAGGTGCGCGGCATTCCCCTGGCCGCGGTGGCGGCGCGGCTCTGCCTGGGCGGCCGCCTGGCCGACGAGGCGATCGACTGGGAGCGCGCGCCCGGCCTGGTCGCCGTCAAGCAGCCGGTCTTCGCCTGGAACCGCTTTCCGCGCCAGGACATCTTCCTCTCCCCCGAGATGCGCTCGACGGGGGAGGTGATCGGCCTGGACCGCCACCTGGGCGGCGCCTGGGCCAAGGCCGCCGAGGCGGCCGGCCAGCCGCTGCCCCTGGCGGGAACCGTGCTCTTCTCCGTCAACGAGCACGACAAGGGGCGGGCCATCGAGCTGGCGCGCGACTTCGCCGAGTTGGGCTTCCACCTGCTGGCCACCGCGGGCACGGCGCAGGCCTTCAGGGAGAACGGCCTGGAGGCGGTGAGCGTGTTCAAGGTGGGCGAAGGCCGCCCCGACCTCACCGACGAGATGAAGAACGGCGGCGTGCAACTGGTGGTGAACACGCCGCTGGGGCGGCGCTCACGCTACGATGAGGAGGAAATCGGCCGCACCGCCGTGCGGCTGCGCCTGCCGCTCATCACCACCCTGTCGGGCGCCGCGGCGGCCCTGCGCGGCATCCGGGTGGGGCGCCAAGGGCGGCCGCAACCGCTCTGCCTGCAGGAGTTGCACACCCCGGTGTCAGGCATCATGCCTGACACCGGCGCTCACCGCAGATAG
- a CDS encoding N-acetyltransferase family protein: MQVRAARETDLAIITAIYNEEVSRGTATFDTEPRDGTAALAWFAGHSPGRHPVLVADVDGRVAGWASLSAWSPRGAYSGTVEASVFVDGRRRRRGAGRVLVAALEEAARRAGHHVILGRIEAANAPSLALFARAGYRQVGVMREVGRKFGR, translated from the coding sequence ATGCAGGTGCGGGCCGCCCGCGAGACCGATCTGGCGATCATCACCGCCATCTACAACGAGGAGGTGTCCCGCGGCACCGCCACCTTCGACACGGAGCCGCGGGACGGGACGGCCGCCCTGGCCTGGTTCGCCGGGCACAGTCCAGGACGACACCCGGTGCTGGTGGCGGACGTGGACGGGCGCGTGGCCGGCTGGGCCAGCCTGTCCGCCTGGTCGCCCCGCGGCGCCTACAGCGGCACGGTGGAGGCCTCCGTCTTCGTCGATGGGAGGCGCCGTCGTCGGGGGGCGGGGCGGGTACTGGTGGCCGCCCTGGAGGAGGCCGCCCGGCGCGCCGGCCATCATGTCATCCTGGGGCGCATCGAGGCGGCCAACGCGCCCAGCCTGGCCCTCTTCGCCCGGGCCGGCTACCGCCAAGTGGGCGTCATGCGCGAAGTGGGACGCAAGTTCGGCCGATAG
- a CDS encoding efflux RND transporter permease subunit, whose product MDLHRWLPQLSLRRPVTVLMLFTALATLGGIALQRISYEMMPQGFSSPYMGFWVPYPDSTPEEIEELIARPFEENLRTVHGLKHLESNSQAHGCWMWMQFRDGTDMNQAWSQVRDCIDRSLAESSVEIERVVLRRMGMDDEEVYWLGISTLLDPSEARALVEEKLQKPLERLDGVAKVDLWGRGVKEVLIDLDLEALGRHGVNAWTLMQALSRDNVSLSLGPVSEGNRRLALRTDARWRNLEEIAALPVRSAGQVLRLDDLARVHLDVPVTDWVQRVDRKGALMLGVSRESTANTEQLCRQVDEVLARATADPALSELRISTLFSQGRVVRESIDNLKESALWGGLFALGVLFFFLRRWSATLLITAAIPFCMLITMTVIYFAGWSLNVITMMGMMISVGLVVDNAIVVMESIAITAQGAKGADPLSRREAVVRGTAEVSLAVIVATSTTIVVFLPLMLMSGDNTLSFFLTRIGMPVVAALVASLLVALLFIPQLAARLPLEISNREPRLVLMGRRHARTLLAFCLRHRRDATLVALLVLFSTAIPMQRVEKKGEGEGNVGDFRVILDMPASYTLTDADSLVRRLEEIVYAQEERYRIRTVTSGFSRAWGQVHVWVETDARQSWYAHALHELGRRLGLGGRDWLTRDEAVEDLRQRLPKVPGVELRMGWRDFSEETGTTIVVRGPDTDRLKELAEEVRRRLLFVEGVIDAELDAERGQEELVLVLDRDQLSRHGLSASQVAGTVRTALAGNLIGWMQRADRDVPIQLRLAQTDRDQLHKILELEQTGATGKIPLGQVATVRHGRSMGNVKRSQGQTFMRVKVYDRGGRDDAFQGRLRSALADLALPPGYSWGLGRGFDRFQEQEEQQNFALLLALAFVFLLMGMLFESFSMPLVVLASVPFAFFGAWWTLLLSGTPFDIMAGIGLIILVGVVVNNAIVLIDLVARLRREGVPREEALLEAVGRRYRPVIMTALTTVCGLIPMAVGNASLVGMPYAPMGRAMAGGLVASTFFTLIVVPLVYLWVDDARLYLGALFRSRFARRRGA is encoded by the coding sequence ATGGATCTCCACCGCTGGCTGCCGCAGCTCTCGCTGCGCCGTCCCGTCACGGTGCTCATGCTCTTCACGGCGCTGGCGACCCTGGGCGGCATCGCCCTGCAGCGCATCTCCTACGAGATGATGCCCCAGGGCTTCTCGTCGCCCTACATGGGCTTCTGGGTTCCCTACCCGGACTCCACGCCCGAGGAGATCGAGGAGCTGATCGCCCGGCCCTTCGAGGAGAACCTGCGCACCGTCCATGGCCTGAAGCACCTGGAGAGCAACAGCCAGGCCCACGGCTGCTGGATGTGGATGCAGTTTCGCGACGGCACGGACATGAACCAGGCCTGGAGCCAGGTGCGCGACTGCATCGATCGAAGCCTGGCTGAATCGTCGGTGGAGATCGAGCGCGTCGTCCTGCGCCGCATGGGCATGGACGACGAGGAGGTCTACTGGCTGGGGATCAGCACCCTGCTGGATCCGTCGGAGGCGCGGGCCCTGGTCGAGGAGAAGCTGCAGAAGCCGCTGGAACGGCTGGACGGCGTGGCCAAGGTCGATTTATGGGGCCGGGGCGTGAAGGAGGTGCTGATCGACCTCGACCTGGAGGCGCTGGGACGCCACGGCGTGAACGCCTGGACCCTCATGCAAGCGCTCTCCCGGGACAACGTCTCCCTCTCCCTGGGTCCCGTCTCTGAAGGGAACCGGCGTCTGGCCCTGCGCACCGACGCCCGCTGGCGGAATCTGGAGGAGATCGCCGCCCTGCCCGTGCGCAGCGCCGGCCAGGTCCTGCGCCTGGACGACCTGGCCCGCGTCCACCTGGACGTGCCGGTCACGGACTGGGTCCAACGGGTGGACCGCAAGGGCGCGCTCATGCTGGGCGTCTCCCGGGAGTCCACCGCCAACACGGAGCAGCTCTGCCGCCAGGTGGACGAGGTGCTGGCCCGGGCCACCGCCGACCCCGCCCTGAGCGAGCTGCGCATCAGCACGTTGTTCAGCCAGGGGCGCGTCGTCCGGGAATCCATCGACAACCTGAAGGAGAGCGCGCTGTGGGGCGGCCTCTTCGCCCTGGGTGTGCTCTTCTTCTTCCTGCGCCGCTGGTCCGCCACCCTGCTCATCACGGCGGCCATCCCCTTCTGCATGCTCATCACCATGACGGTGATCTACTTCGCGGGTTGGTCGCTCAACGTGATCACGATGATGGGCATGATGATCTCCGTCGGGCTGGTGGTGGACAACGCCATTGTCGTGATGGAGAGCATCGCCATCACGGCGCAGGGAGCCAAGGGGGCCGACCCCTTGTCCAGGCGGGAGGCGGTGGTGCGCGGCACGGCCGAGGTCAGCCTGGCCGTCATCGTGGCCACCTCCACCACCATCGTCGTCTTCCTGCCCCTCATGTTGATGAGCGGCGACAACACCCTCTCCTTCTTCCTGACCCGCATCGGCATGCCCGTGGTGGCGGCCCTCGTCGCCTCCCTGCTCGTCGCCCTGCTCTTCATTCCGCAGCTGGCGGCCCGCCTGCCGCTGGAGATCAGCAACCGGGAGCCTCGCCTGGTCCTGATGGGGCGACGGCATGCCCGCACTCTGCTCGCCTTCTGCCTGCGCCACCGGCGGGACGCCACCCTGGTCGCCCTCCTCGTCCTCTTCTCCACCGCCATTCCCATGCAGCGGGTGGAGAAGAAGGGGGAGGGCGAGGGCAACGTGGGCGACTTCCGCGTCATCCTCGACATGCCGGCCAGCTACACGCTGACCGACGCGGACAGCCTCGTGCGCCGACTGGAGGAGATCGTCTACGCCCAGGAGGAGCGCTACCGCATCCGCACCGTGACGAGCGGCTTCTCGCGGGCCTGGGGCCAGGTCCACGTCTGGGTGGAGACGGACGCCCGGCAGAGCTGGTACGCCCACGCCCTCCACGAGCTGGGGCGACGCCTGGGCCTGGGCGGGCGGGACTGGCTGACCCGCGACGAGGCGGTGGAGGACCTGCGCCAGCGGCTGCCCAAGGTGCCGGGGGTGGAACTGCGCATGGGCTGGCGGGACTTCAGCGAAGAGACCGGCACCACCATCGTCGTGCGAGGACCGGATACGGACCGCCTCAAGGAGCTGGCCGAGGAGGTGCGGCGCCGCCTCCTCTTCGTCGAGGGCGTGATCGACGCGGAGCTGGACGCGGAGCGCGGCCAGGAGGAGTTGGTGCTGGTCCTGGACCGCGACCAGCTCTCCCGCCACGGCTTGAGCGCCTCCCAGGTGGCCGGCACCGTGCGCACGGCGCTGGCGGGAAACCTGATCGGCTGGATGCAACGGGCCGACCGCGACGTGCCCATCCAACTGCGCCTGGCCCAGACGGACCGCGACCAGCTGCACAAGATCCTGGAGCTGGAACAGACGGGCGCCACGGGGAAGATCCCCCTGGGCCAGGTGGCCACCGTGCGGCACGGGCGCAGCATGGGCAACGTCAAGCGCAGCCAGGGCCAGACCTTCATGCGCGTCAAGGTTTACGACAGGGGCGGCCGGGACGATGCCTTCCAGGGCCGGCTGCGCTCCGCCCTGGCCGACCTGGCCCTGCCGCCCGGCTACAGCTGGGGCCTGGGCCGCGGCTTCGACCGCTTCCAGGAACAGGAGGAGCAGCAGAACTTCGCCCTGCTGCTGGCCCTCGCCTTCGTCTTCTTGCTCATGGGCATGCTCTTCGAGTCCTTCAGCATGCCGCTGGTGGTCCTGGCCAGCGTGCCCTTCGCCTTCTTCGGCGCCTGGTGGACCCTCCTCCTCAGCGGCACACCCTTCGACATCATGGCGGGAATCGGCCTGATCATCCTGGTGGGGGTGGTGGTGAACAACGCCATCGTGCTCATCGATTTGGTGGCCCGCCTGCGGCGGGAAGGCGTGCCGCGGGAGGAGGCGCTGCTGGAGGCAGTGGGCCGGCGCTATCGACCGGTCATCATGACGGCGCTGACGACCGTCTGCGGCCTCATCCCCATGGCCGTGGGCAACGCCTCCCTGGTGGGCATGCCCTATGCGCCCATGGGCCGCGCCATGGCGGGCGGCCTTGTCGCCAGCACCTTCTTCACGCTCATCGTGGTGCCGCTGGTCTACCTCTGGGTGGACGACGCCCGCCTCTACCTGGGCGCCCTCTTTCGCAGCCGATTCGCCCGGCGCCGCGGCGCCTGA
- a CDS encoding YceI family protein, protein MKRILKALSALALIAVLVGVAPAADSYTLDGSHSDVNFTVSHMMISKVRGSFEDFQVDIKLDAADLAKSSVSAVIQAASISTTNEKRDEHLRSADFFETDTYPTITFTSRKIAKKGEQWVATGDYTMHGVTKSIDLPFTLSGPIKDPWGGTRIGIETGLTINRQDYGLSWSNMMDGGGLVVGNDVTIEIHLEAVKQ, encoded by the coding sequence ATGAAGCGCATTTTGAAGGCCCTGTCCGCCCTCGCCCTGATCGCCGTCCTGGTCGGCGTCGCCCCCGCCGCCGACTCCTACACGCTGGACGGCAGTCACAGCGATGTCAACTTCACCGTGTCCCACATGATGATCAGCAAGGTTCGCGGCTCCTTCGAGGACTTCCAGGTTGACATCAAGCTGGACGCCGCCGACCTGGCCAAGTCCTCCGTCAGCGCCGTCATCCAGGCCGCCTCCATCAGCACGACCAACGAGAAGCGTGACGAGCACCTGCGCAGCGCCGACTTCTTCGAGACGGACACGTACCCGACCATCACCTTCACCAGCAGGAAGATCGCCAAGAAGGGCGAGCAGTGGGTGGCCACCGGCGACTACACCATGCACGGCGTCACCAAGTCAATCGACCTGCCCTTCACCCTGAGCGGTCCCATCAAGGATCCCTGGGGCGGCACGCGCATCGGCATCGAGACCGGCCTCACCATCAACCGCCAGGATTATGGCCTGAGCTGGAGCAACATGATGGACGGGGGAGGCCTGGTGGTGGGCAATGACGTCACCATCGAGATCCACCTGGAGGCGGTCAAGCAGTAA